In one window of Primulina tabacum isolate GXHZ01 chromosome 8, ASM2559414v2, whole genome shotgun sequence DNA:
- the LOC142553615 gene encoding putative F-box protein At3g58860: MKNKSEIGEVDRISQLPDDVLVHIISRFTWREAIATSIISTRWRRLYTYITRLTFSTRHASKHKYVQENGSSKHMKEIYDFLASSESCRFLKEFEVNVPCLKGDNIKTWLPLVLDREVESIRIRLIYHDKAMSGYCNFPRRTLIKSKSGGLGSFAGLKSLRKLSLHSLHVDDRDVELFVSNCTTLEHLSIVGSYRLKKTSLVGHSKLKHLEISSSRNVVLIEVLDMINLVSLTCRKLQPKYSLHLNNVPKLVELNSSDQFHLQGRVLHGILPSVLDQLTHIDIRSTDLEEICIKEPPILTNLKHLKLEIKCVHGGRRTTFYHYPRHWKCPCLQKLEIKFLWRRNNVFRDTFDELFVELDEMGLYKVKPNEHLKEVTFSGFMGYRAETSLSWCLMKEAVALKELIVELCDETPDIRQSAAALAWEHFRKIAPPSVNLVII, translated from the exons ATGAAGAACAAAAGTGAGATCGGGGAGGTGGACAGGATTAGCCAGTTGCCCGACGATGTTCTTGTCCACATAATCTCTCGATTTACATGGCGAGAAGCTATAGCCACCAGCATCATATCCACCCGTTGGCGCCGCCTCTATACTTACATCACTCGCCTCACCTTCAGCACTCGACATGCCTCGAAACACAAATATGTTCAGGAAAATGGATCCTCGAAACACATGAAGGAGATTTATGATTTCTTGGCTTCAAGCGAGAGCTGTCGGTTTTTGAAAGAATTCGAGGTGAATGTACCCTGTCTGAAGGGAGACAATATTAAGACTTGGCTGCCGTTGGTGCTGGACAGGGAAGTGGAAAGCATCCGCATACGATTGATTTATCACGACAAAGCTATGTCTGGCTATTGCAATTTTCCCCGTAGGACTTTGATTAAGAGTAAAAGTGGAGGCTTAGGGTCTTTTGCGGGCCTCAAATCACTTAGGAAATTGTCTCTGCACTCCCTTCACGTGGACGATCGAGATGTCGAACTTTTTGTTTCAAATTGTACTACTCTCGAACACTTGTCCATCGTGGGTTCTTATAGGTTAAAAAAGACGTCGTTGGTCGGACATTCGAAGTTGAAGCACTTGGAGATTTCTTCGTCTAGGAATGTCGTGTTGATTGAGGTTCTCGACATGATCAACCTTGTTTCCTTGACTTGTCGTAAGCTGCAGCCTAAGTATTCACTGCACCTCAACAATGTCCCAAAGCTTGTTGAGTTAAACTCATCGGATCAGTTTCACTTACAAGGCCGCGTCTTGCATGGAATTTTGCCTTCTGTTCTTGATCAATTAACGCACATCGATATCCGCTCAACTGACTTGGAG GAGATCTGCATAAAAGAACCCCCCATACTTACAAATCTAAAGCATCTCAAGCTTGAAATAAAGTGTGTGCATGGTGGCAGAAGGACTACATTTTACCACTATCCTAGGCATTGGAAATGTCCTTGCTTGCAGAAACTTGAGATAAAA TTTCTGTGGAGAAGAAATAATGTTTTCCGTGACACATTTGACGAGTTATTTGTTGAGTTGGATGAAATGGGATTGTATAAAGTAAAACCAAATGAACATCTCAAAGAGGTGACTTTCTCAGGATTTATGGGGTATCGGGCTGAGACGAGCCTTTCATGGTGTCTCATGAAAGAAGCTGTGGCGCTCAAAGAACTCATCGTCGAACTTTGTGACGAAACCCCCGATATCCGACAAAGTGCTGCAGCTCTTGCGTGGGAGCATTTTCGAAAAATCGCGCCACCCTCGGTTAATCTAGTAATTATTTAG
- the LOC142553616 gene encoding GCN5-related N-acetyltransferase 6, chloroplastic-like isoform X5: MKHQSYLNSPLTVFNLLIRSVLAFKGEILVVLLLVELSWMKNIGFLVSMFDLKWQTAAWLRAEAHWESLSYMRNVDSYKRKYAEQEFYALKRRCFGQEGKSLNCFCLVAVKKEEKNVRRTVLNSIVGTLDLSIRQFVQGETYPEDIKRYSAILANQEPLDMHKYAYIANVCVAKFARRQGIASNMIYLAMDVAMVSGMKQLFVHVNADNRPAQDLYRKTGFKKQHFGWIGRSSKLLCLLYQKIKGY; this comes from the exons ATGAAACATCAAAGCTACCTAAACTCTCCTTTAACCGTCTTCAACTTACTGATCAGGAGTGTACTGGCCTTCAAAGGCGAAATTTTGGTCGTTTTGTTGCTCGTGGAGCTATCCTGGATGAAGAATATTGG ATTTCTTGTCTCCATGTTTGACTTAAAATGGCAGACAGCGGCATGGCTGCGAGCAGAAGCCCATTGGGAATCCTTATCTTACATGAG GAATGTTGATAGTTATAAAAGAAAATACGCCGAACAG GAATTTTATGCTTTGAAGCGAAGATGTTTTGGCCAGGAAGGAAAATCGTTGAACTGCTTCTGCTTAGTTGCT GTTAAGAAGGAAGAGAAAAATGTCAGAAGAACGGTCTTAAATAGTATAGTGGGAACTTTGGACTTAAGTATTCGGCAATTTGTGCAAGGAGAAACATATCCTGAG GATATTAAGAGATATTCTGCTATATTGGCGAACCAAGAGCCCCTGGATATGCATAAATATGCTTATATTGCAAATGTTTGTGTGGCAAAGTTTGCTCGACGTCAGGGTATTGCTTCAAACATGATATACTTAGCCATGGATGTTGCCATGGTATCAG GTATGAAGCAGCTTTTTGTTCATGTAAATGCAGACAACAGGCCTGCCCAGGATCTATACAGAAAAACTGGCTTCAAG AAACAGCATTTTGGATGGATTGGCAGGTCGTCGAAGCTGCTTTGTCTCCTTTATCAAAAGATCAAAGGGTATTAA